From Streptomyces chrestomyceticus JCM 4735, one genomic window encodes:
- a CDS encoding MFS transporter, whose amino-acid sequence MSPRLPRSAARPAATPLTGTARRIVRLNYGFQLLFNLLWWMPVFYAYQKDAGLSDGQIFGIQSIYYVAFCLFEIPTGLIADRIGTRNCLRAGAVVMTAANLAPVVSSSYSGFLVHFLAIAAGRSLTSGAASAYLYDGLRAERCEEHYLKAEGTARALGLAAKILCWPLVGPLMVLVHPAPYLLSALSAAGSLICVIALPRTATQARGTASAGRSGKPRAPRGGRGTSLGDAKAALRCVVSSPWLALVMVQGVAVFTLSRICQVNLFQPILLDHGIGESAHGGVLAAMTVAEAVGSARPQWLGRRLTPVAWVSVLSLVLAGTLAGITLGGPWTAVALLCVFAAAAGFAYPIQRKLVNDAVPAGAPRATLLSVESIVDRAVCALAAVAVGAYLSAGHLDALLWHSALATAVLLGAFQLVLRSVRARRGAEGDAAERPVSEAAEEPGSRTDAGAHAPVQARPREPYASHSTTRAGK is encoded by the coding sequence GTGAGCCCCCGCCTCCCGCGCTCCGCGGCGCGGCCCGCGGCCACGCCCCTGACCGGCACCGCCCGTCGTATCGTCCGGCTCAACTACGGCTTCCAGCTCCTGTTCAACCTGCTGTGGTGGATGCCGGTGTTCTACGCCTACCAGAAGGACGCCGGTCTCTCCGACGGGCAGATCTTCGGTATCCAGAGCATCTACTACGTGGCCTTCTGCCTCTTCGAGATCCCGACCGGGCTGATCGCCGACCGGATCGGCACCCGCAACTGCCTGCGGGCCGGCGCCGTCGTGATGACGGCCGCGAATCTCGCCCCGGTGGTCAGTTCCTCGTACTCCGGCTTCCTCGTCCACTTCCTCGCCATCGCCGCCGGCCGCTCGCTCACCTCGGGTGCGGCCAGCGCGTACCTGTACGACGGGCTGCGCGCCGAGCGGTGCGAGGAGCACTACCTCAAGGCGGAGGGGACCGCCCGGGCCCTCGGACTCGCCGCGAAGATCCTGTGCTGGCCCCTGGTCGGGCCGCTGATGGTGCTCGTCCACCCGGCCCCGTACCTCCTGAGCGCCCTGAGCGCGGCGGGTTCGCTGATCTGCGTCATCGCCCTGCCCCGGACGGCAACGCAGGCTCGCGGTACGGCCTCGGCGGGCCGGTCCGGAAAGCCCCGGGCGCCACGGGGCGGGCGCGGCACCTCGCTGGGTGACGCGAAGGCGGCGCTGCGCTGCGTCGTCTCCTCGCCGTGGCTGGCGCTGGTCATGGTGCAGGGCGTGGCCGTGTTCACCCTGTCCAGGATCTGCCAGGTCAACCTCTTCCAGCCGATCCTGCTCGACCACGGCATCGGCGAGTCCGCGCACGGCGGCGTACTCGCCGCCATGACGGTGGCGGAGGCCGTGGGCTCGGCACGCCCCCAGTGGCTGGGCCGCCGCCTGACACCGGTGGCCTGGGTCTCCGTCCTCAGCCTCGTCCTCGCGGGCACCCTGGCGGGCATCACCCTCGGCGGGCCCTGGACGGCCGTCGCCCTGCTCTGCGTGTTCGCCGCCGCGGCCGGCTTCGCCTACCCGATCCAGCGCAAGCTGGTCAACGATGCCGTACCTGCCGGCGCCCCACGGGCGACGCTGCTGTCGGTCGAGTCGATCGTGGACCGCGCGGTGTGCGCGCTGGCGGCCGTCGCCGTGGGCGCCTACCTCTCCGCAGGCCACCTGGACGCCCTGCTCTGGCACAGCGCCCTGGCGACCGCGGTGCTGCTCGGCGCCTTCCAACTGGTGCTGCGGAGCGTGCGGGCGCGGCGCGGTGCGGAGGGGGATGCGGCGGAGCGGCCGGTTTCCGAGGCGGCAGAGGAGCCGGGCTCCCGTACGGACGCGGGCGCACACGCACCTGTTCAGGCGCGCCCGCGGGAGCCGTACGCCAGCCACTCGACCACCCGGGCCGGGAAGTAG